Proteins from one Syngnathoides biaculeatus isolate LvHL_M chromosome 8, ASM1980259v1, whole genome shotgun sequence genomic window:
- the ints4 gene encoding integrator complex subunit 4 isoform X1 produces the protein MAAHLKKRVYEEFTRVVQVPAEEVPSKKLRLCKPSKSAALHVDLCKAANATDALQYLLQFARKPVEAESVEGVVRILLEHYYKEADSSVRLKIASLLGVLSTTPGFSPDCIVEDVVSAAANEKSHQVLAQLLDSLLTAGTQPPQSPVVAARLAEVARRHLSDASFGVRNKCLQLLGRLGAGDAPLGKDGVGTSAAVARDVPSVISDYFGDQDPRVRTAALKATLQLHERGIKIQQMIYEQACRLLADDYEQVRSAAVQMVWVLSDLYPESIVPIPSSNEEIRLADDAFGKISHMVSDGSWMVRAQAAKTLGSMSQVSPHFLEQTLDKKLMSDLRRKRTAHERAKELFASGEFSSGRKWADDTPKEKLDTNTVNLIASGACGAFVHGLEDEMFEVRIAAVEALCRLARSSPGFAEKCLDFLVDMFNDEIEEVRLQSIHVLREISTHITLREDQLDTVLAVLEDSSRDIREALHELLCCTNVSTKECIQLALLELLKNLSKYPADRNSVWKCLKFLGSRHPMLVLPLVPELLSTHPYFDTPEPDMDDPAYIAVLVLVFNAAKSCPTMPALFSDHTFRHYAYLRDSLSYLVPPLRLPGRKQIHGLDSADCQGVESAQLFLQQSLDRVSTIQNLEAPGAQDLLIFIIRDLQRLGQLQTELAGAADFCATYLRCQLLLIKALQEKLWNVAVPLCLKQNVTATAAARQVLEESYKLEFMYSGLESRQVAVVHHVRLQAKALQLVLSARTTHGQDPLVGACEKFLQEMDSFHRLFAAELPHLRDGFADKLAEATPRLASRKPSELVNLLQTSLRHSALVPLTLPPQVHRATANIIEPTGESDNPLKFTSGLVVALDVDATLEHVRDPHGSVKVEVVYPDGQSHVIHPKPGDFRNPGPQRHRLITQVYLSHGAWTEPCQVEVRLLLAYSSSSSSSSDDSKVAWGDSLDDLPPPEGAVEGTIAFSKPVKVFIMPKPARR, from the exons ATGGCGGCGCACTTGAAGAAGCGAGTTTATGAGGAATTCACCAGAGTTGTACAG GTTCCTGCCGAAGAAGTTCCGTCCAAGAAGCTCCGCCTGTGCAAGCCCAGCAAGTCGGCGGCGCTCCACGTGGATCTGTGCAAGGCCGCCAACGCCACCGACGCTTTGCAGTACCTGCTGCAGTTCGCGCGCAAACCCGTGGAGGCCGAGAGCGTCGAGGGCGTCGTCAGGATCCTCCTGGAGCACTACTACAAG GAGGCGGACAGCAGCGTGCGGCTGAAGATCGCGTCCCTGCTGGGCGTCCTCTCCACCACGCCGGGCTTCAGTCCCGACTGCATCGTGGAGGACGTCGTCAGCGCCGCGGCCAACGAGA AATCCCATCAGGTTCTGGCTCAGCTTCTGGACAGCCTCCTGACGGCGGGCACTCAACCGCCGCAGAGTCCCGTCGTGGCGGCGCGCCTGGCGGAGGTCGCCCGCCGGCACCTGTCGGACGCGTCGTTCGGCGTGAGGAACAAGTGCCTGCAGCTGCTCGGACGTCTGGGCGCCGGGGACGCGCCGCTCGGCAAAGACGGCGTCGGGACGTCGGCGG CAGTCGCAAGAGACGTGCCGAGCGTCATCAGCGACTACTTTGGCGATCAGGACCCCCGAGTGCGCACGGCAGCCCTCAAAGCCACG CTGCAGCTGCACGAGAGAGGAATCAAGATTCAGCAGATGATTTACGAGCAG GCGTGCCGGCTGCTGGCGGACGACTACGAGCAGGTTCGCTCGGCCGCCGTTCAGATGGTTTGGGTGCTGAGCGACTTGTACCCCGAGAG CATCGTGCCCATCCCGTCGTCCAACGAGGAGATCCGGCTGGCGGACGACGCCTTCGGGAAGATCAGCCACATGGTGAGCGACGGCTCGTGGATGGTGCGGGCCCAGGCCGCCAAAACGCTG GGTTCCATGTCGCAGGTCAGTCCGCATTTCCTGGAGCAGACGCTGGACAAGAAGCTGATGTCGGATCTGCGG AGGAAGCGCACGGCCCACGAACGCGCCAAAGAGCTCTTCGCTTCGGGCGAGTTCTCGTCGGGAAGGAAGTGGGCCGACGACACCCCCAAGGAGAAGCTGGACACCAACACGGTCAACCTGATCGCCTCGGGAGCCTGCGGGGCCTTCGTGCACGGCCTGGAGGACGAGATGTTCG AGGTCCGCATCGCGGCGGTGGAGGCTCTGTGCCGGCTGGCCCGCTCCTCGCCCGGCTTCGCCGAGAAGTGTCTGGACTTCCTGGTGGACATGTTCAACGACGAGATCGAGGAGGTGCGCCTGCAGTCCATCCACGTCCTCCGCGAGATCTCCACGCACATCACGCTCAGGGAGGACCAGCTGGACACGGTGCTCGCCGTACTCGAG GACTCGTCCCGCGACATCCGAGAGGCTTTGCACGAGCTGCTGTGCTGCACCAACGTGTCCACCAAGGAGTGCATCCAGCTGGCGCTGCTGGAGCTGCTCAAGAACCTCAGCAAGTATCCTGCTGACCGCAACTCCGTCTGGAA GTGTCTGAAGTTTTTGGGTTCGCGCCACCCGATGCTGGTTTTGCCGTTGGTTCCGGAACTCCTCAGCACGCACCCTTACTTCGACACCCCGGAACCCGACATGGACGACCCGGCCT ACATCGCCGTCCTGGTGTTGGTGTTCAACGCGGCCAAGTCGTGTCCCACCATGCCGGCGCTCTTCTCGGACCACACCTTCAGACATTACGCCTACCTCAGGGACAGCCTGTCGTACCTGGTGCCGCCTCTACGG cTGCCGGGCAGGAAGCAGATCCACGGTCTGGACTCTGCCGACTGTCAAGGCGTGGAGTCGGCTCAGCTTTTCCTGCAGCAAAGTCTGGACCGGGTCAGCACCATCCAGAACCTGGAGGCGCCCGGAGCTCAGGATCTGCTCATCTTCATCATACG tgatttaCAGAGACTGGGCCAGCTGCAGACAGAACTCGCCGGAGCCGCCGACTTCTGCGCCACGTACCTGCGCTGCCAGCTTCTCCTCATCAAG GCTCTGCAGGAGAAGCTGTGGAACGTGGCGGTGCCCCTCTGCCTCAAGCAGAACGTCACGGCCACGGCGGCCGCCCGGCAG GTTCTGGAGGAGAGCTACAAGCTGGAATTCATGTACAGCGGTCTGGAGAGCAGACAGGTGGCCGTCGTCCATCACGTGCGGCTGCAGGCCAAAGCGCTGCAGCTGGTTCTGAGCGCTCGCACCACACACGG GCAGGATCCTCTGGTCGGCGCCTGTGAAAAGTTCCTGCAGGAGATGGATTCATTCCACAG GCTGTTCGCGGCCGAGCTCCCGCACCTCCGAGACGGTTTCGCGGACAAGCTGGCGGAGGCCACGCCGCGCCTGGCGTCCCGCAAGCCGTCCGAGCTGGTCAACCTCCTCCAGACGTCGCTGAGGCACAGCGCCCTGGTGCCGCTGACGCTTCCGCCTCAG GTCCACCGCGCCACGGCCAACATCATCGAGCCCACGGGCGAGTCGGACAACCCGCTCAAGTTCACGTCCGGCCTGGTGGTGGCGCTGGACGTCGACGCCACGCTGGAGCACGTCCGCGACCCGCACGGCTCGGTCAAAgtagag GTCGTCTATCCCGACGGGCAGAGTCACGTGATCCACCCCAAACCCGGAGACTTCCGCAACCCGGGACCGCAGCGGCACCGGCTCATCACGCAGGTCTACCTGTCGCACGGCGCGTGGACGG
- the ints4 gene encoding integrator complex subunit 4 isoform X2, with translation MAAHLKKRVYEEFTRVVQVPAEEVPSKKLRLCKPSKSAALHVDLCKAANATDALQYLLQFARKPVEAESVEGVVRILLEHYYKEADSSVRLKIASLLGVLSTTPGFSPDCIVEDVVSAAANEKSHQVLAQLLDSLLTAGTQPPQSPVVAARLAEVARRHLSDASFGVRNKCLQLLGRLGAGDAPLGKDGVGTSAVARDVPSVISDYFGDQDPRVRTAALKATLQLHERGIKIQQMIYEQACRLLADDYEQVRSAAVQMVWVLSDLYPESIVPIPSSNEEIRLADDAFGKISHMVSDGSWMVRAQAAKTLGSMSQVSPHFLEQTLDKKLMSDLRRKRTAHERAKELFASGEFSSGRKWADDTPKEKLDTNTVNLIASGACGAFVHGLEDEMFEVRIAAVEALCRLARSSPGFAEKCLDFLVDMFNDEIEEVRLQSIHVLREISTHITLREDQLDTVLAVLEDSSRDIREALHELLCCTNVSTKECIQLALLELLKNLSKYPADRNSVWKCLKFLGSRHPMLVLPLVPELLSTHPYFDTPEPDMDDPAYIAVLVLVFNAAKSCPTMPALFSDHTFRHYAYLRDSLSYLVPPLRLPGRKQIHGLDSADCQGVESAQLFLQQSLDRVSTIQNLEAPGAQDLLIFIIRDLQRLGQLQTELAGAADFCATYLRCQLLLIKALQEKLWNVAVPLCLKQNVTATAAARQVLEESYKLEFMYSGLESRQVAVVHHVRLQAKALQLVLSARTTHGQDPLVGACEKFLQEMDSFHRLFAAELPHLRDGFADKLAEATPRLASRKPSELVNLLQTSLRHSALVPLTLPPQVHRATANIIEPTGESDNPLKFTSGLVVALDVDATLEHVRDPHGSVKVEVVYPDGQSHVIHPKPGDFRNPGPQRHRLITQVYLSHGAWTEPCQVEVRLLLAYSSSSSSSSDDSKVAWGDSLDDLPPPEGAVEGTIAFSKPVKVFIMPKPARR, from the exons ATGGCGGCGCACTTGAAGAAGCGAGTTTATGAGGAATTCACCAGAGTTGTACAG GTTCCTGCCGAAGAAGTTCCGTCCAAGAAGCTCCGCCTGTGCAAGCCCAGCAAGTCGGCGGCGCTCCACGTGGATCTGTGCAAGGCCGCCAACGCCACCGACGCTTTGCAGTACCTGCTGCAGTTCGCGCGCAAACCCGTGGAGGCCGAGAGCGTCGAGGGCGTCGTCAGGATCCTCCTGGAGCACTACTACAAG GAGGCGGACAGCAGCGTGCGGCTGAAGATCGCGTCCCTGCTGGGCGTCCTCTCCACCACGCCGGGCTTCAGTCCCGACTGCATCGTGGAGGACGTCGTCAGCGCCGCGGCCAACGAGA AATCCCATCAGGTTCTGGCTCAGCTTCTGGACAGCCTCCTGACGGCGGGCACTCAACCGCCGCAGAGTCCCGTCGTGGCGGCGCGCCTGGCGGAGGTCGCCCGCCGGCACCTGTCGGACGCGTCGTTCGGCGTGAGGAACAAGTGCCTGCAGCTGCTCGGACGTCTGGGCGCCGGGGACGCGCCGCTCGGCAAAGACGGCGTCGGGACGTCGGCGG TCGCAAGAGACGTGCCGAGCGTCATCAGCGACTACTTTGGCGATCAGGACCCCCGAGTGCGCACGGCAGCCCTCAAAGCCACG CTGCAGCTGCACGAGAGAGGAATCAAGATTCAGCAGATGATTTACGAGCAG GCGTGCCGGCTGCTGGCGGACGACTACGAGCAGGTTCGCTCGGCCGCCGTTCAGATGGTTTGGGTGCTGAGCGACTTGTACCCCGAGAG CATCGTGCCCATCCCGTCGTCCAACGAGGAGATCCGGCTGGCGGACGACGCCTTCGGGAAGATCAGCCACATGGTGAGCGACGGCTCGTGGATGGTGCGGGCCCAGGCCGCCAAAACGCTG GGTTCCATGTCGCAGGTCAGTCCGCATTTCCTGGAGCAGACGCTGGACAAGAAGCTGATGTCGGATCTGCGG AGGAAGCGCACGGCCCACGAACGCGCCAAAGAGCTCTTCGCTTCGGGCGAGTTCTCGTCGGGAAGGAAGTGGGCCGACGACACCCCCAAGGAGAAGCTGGACACCAACACGGTCAACCTGATCGCCTCGGGAGCCTGCGGGGCCTTCGTGCACGGCCTGGAGGACGAGATGTTCG AGGTCCGCATCGCGGCGGTGGAGGCTCTGTGCCGGCTGGCCCGCTCCTCGCCCGGCTTCGCCGAGAAGTGTCTGGACTTCCTGGTGGACATGTTCAACGACGAGATCGAGGAGGTGCGCCTGCAGTCCATCCACGTCCTCCGCGAGATCTCCACGCACATCACGCTCAGGGAGGACCAGCTGGACACGGTGCTCGCCGTACTCGAG GACTCGTCCCGCGACATCCGAGAGGCTTTGCACGAGCTGCTGTGCTGCACCAACGTGTCCACCAAGGAGTGCATCCAGCTGGCGCTGCTGGAGCTGCTCAAGAACCTCAGCAAGTATCCTGCTGACCGCAACTCCGTCTGGAA GTGTCTGAAGTTTTTGGGTTCGCGCCACCCGATGCTGGTTTTGCCGTTGGTTCCGGAACTCCTCAGCACGCACCCTTACTTCGACACCCCGGAACCCGACATGGACGACCCGGCCT ACATCGCCGTCCTGGTGTTGGTGTTCAACGCGGCCAAGTCGTGTCCCACCATGCCGGCGCTCTTCTCGGACCACACCTTCAGACATTACGCCTACCTCAGGGACAGCCTGTCGTACCTGGTGCCGCCTCTACGG cTGCCGGGCAGGAAGCAGATCCACGGTCTGGACTCTGCCGACTGTCAAGGCGTGGAGTCGGCTCAGCTTTTCCTGCAGCAAAGTCTGGACCGGGTCAGCACCATCCAGAACCTGGAGGCGCCCGGAGCTCAGGATCTGCTCATCTTCATCATACG tgatttaCAGAGACTGGGCCAGCTGCAGACAGAACTCGCCGGAGCCGCCGACTTCTGCGCCACGTACCTGCGCTGCCAGCTTCTCCTCATCAAG GCTCTGCAGGAGAAGCTGTGGAACGTGGCGGTGCCCCTCTGCCTCAAGCAGAACGTCACGGCCACGGCGGCCGCCCGGCAG GTTCTGGAGGAGAGCTACAAGCTGGAATTCATGTACAGCGGTCTGGAGAGCAGACAGGTGGCCGTCGTCCATCACGTGCGGCTGCAGGCCAAAGCGCTGCAGCTGGTTCTGAGCGCTCGCACCACACACGG GCAGGATCCTCTGGTCGGCGCCTGTGAAAAGTTCCTGCAGGAGATGGATTCATTCCACAG GCTGTTCGCGGCCGAGCTCCCGCACCTCCGAGACGGTTTCGCGGACAAGCTGGCGGAGGCCACGCCGCGCCTGGCGTCCCGCAAGCCGTCCGAGCTGGTCAACCTCCTCCAGACGTCGCTGAGGCACAGCGCCCTGGTGCCGCTGACGCTTCCGCCTCAG GTCCACCGCGCCACGGCCAACATCATCGAGCCCACGGGCGAGTCGGACAACCCGCTCAAGTTCACGTCCGGCCTGGTGGTGGCGCTGGACGTCGACGCCACGCTGGAGCACGTCCGCGACCCGCACGGCTCGGTCAAAgtagag GTCGTCTATCCCGACGGGCAGAGTCACGTGATCCACCCCAAACCCGGAGACTTCCGCAACCCGGGACCGCAGCGGCACCGGCTCATCACGCAGGTCTACCTGTCGCACGGCGCGTGGACGG